In the Treponema maltophilum ATCC 51939 genome, GCCGTAAAAATTGCGCTTGCGGCAGGCCTTCCGCTTTGTATCGGCTTTTCGCGCGTCTATTTGGGCGTCCATTATCCGAGCGACGTTCTTTTAGGCTGGGCGCTCGGTTTTTTGTTTTCGCTGGGCCTCATGCTTTTTTCCGAACAGATTGAACGGTTGCTGAAAGGCTGTACAAAAACGGTTAAAATTCTCATGCTCGCTTTAATCGCGGCGGGTTTTAACGCGATTTCTTCGCTCGATCCTTCCATGGCCGCCGCCTTTTTCGGCTTCGGTACGGGCTATGTGCTGCTGTGCGAAACCGGCGGTTTTTGCGCGGCGAGCGGAACACCGGTGCAAAAAGCGCTCCGCATGATTATCTTCGCCGCGCTGACCGGCGGCATCTACTTCGGTTTAAAAGCCGTTTTTCCGGCAAAAGGAAGCGACTATTACGTTTTGTTCCGTTTTATCCGCTATGCACTGGCAGCCTTTTCGACAAGTTTTATCGTGCCGAAATTGTGCATTGCATTAAAGATTGCAGGAAGCCGGCCGTGAAAACCTACGTTCCGAACGAGCCTATTGCGGCGATTGCAACCGCGCTCGGTCCGTCCGCGCTTGCGGTTGTGCGCACATCCGGCGCCGGCTGCATCGATTCGGTAAGCCGCATTTTTTCTCGTCCGAAAACGCTTTTAAATTCCGCCGGCGGTACGCTTATTCACGGCTGGATCTGCGGCGGCGAAAAAAAAACCGAAAAAATCGATGAAGTTATGCTCGGCGTGTACCGCGCGCCCAAAAGCTTTACCGGCGAAGACATGGTGGAAATATTCTGCCACGGCGGAACGGCTCCCGTATCGGCGGTGTACCGCCTGCTTTTGCAAAACGGTTTTAAAGCGGCGCAAGCGGGCGAGTTTACGTTCAGAGCCTTCGTCAACGGCAAAACCGACTTAACCCGCGCCGAAGCCGTGCGCGAAATCATCGATTCCAAAACCGACGAATCGCGAAGCCGCGCGTGCGGCCGTCTTGCTGGTTCCCTTTACGGCGAATTGGACAACA is a window encoding:
- a CDS encoding phosphatase PAP2 family protein, which gives rise to MFSQSVYEWGLNLIRAVQSLQSTPLTVCMKAVSFLSDPKAYMLILPLIFLCFDEKRGAKLALAVLFAGACNDTLKNTLKVPRPYVVDPSVGLDSVSGFSTPSGHSQASASFWPYAMYLWPASSLSVKKRRAVKIALAAGLPLCIGFSRVYLGVHYPSDVLLGWALGFLFSLGLMLFSEQIERLLKGCTKTVKILMLALIAAGFNAISSLDPSMAAAFFGFGTGYVLLCETGGFCAASGTPVQKALRMIIFAALTGGIYFGLKAVFPAKGSDYYVLFRFIRYALAAFSTSFIVPKLCIALKIAGSRP